Part of the Mycoplasmopsis columboralis genome, TAGCAGCTTACTTTTTAAGATACTTCAAAGCTGCTTTACTTGCGTTCTTAGCTGACTTGTTTGGATTACTAATTTCAGGAACAATCGGAACATGACACTGAGTTTATGGACTTGTTCCAATTGCCGCAACCTTAGTGTTATCATTATTCTTTGACTTATTTGAAAAAAACAAAAAAGCTGGAGTGATTTTATCTAATGTTGTTTTATGAGGTGTATTAGTTGCTTTATTTGCAATCTTCATTTGACAAACATCTTCAAGTGAAGCAAATGCAATTAGAATTAGTAGAACCTTTGGTTACAGACAACTTTCAATAACAACATTTATTGTTTTAGCTTTCTTAACTGCTATTATTGTTGCAGTAATGTCAGCACTTAGCTTTAGATACTTAACTTCAAAATCAGATTCCAAAGCCAAAGAAAGCATTTTAATATTATTAATTGCTTTCGTGTCAGTGGTACTTGTTATTGTTGTGTTCAGATGAATTTGAGGACCTTTTGCCTACATTAGATGACAAACATGACAAAACCCCAAATCAAAAGCTTTAGCTAATGGTTATGTGTTCTATATGTTACCAATTGTATTTAGATCAGTAATTACAATTCCTGTATACACACTTGTGTTATCGGCAATTATGGTTCCACTTATTTACTTAAGAACCAAATACATTGAAAAGAAAGTAGTTGGTAAATACTAAATAATTGAATGCTTAAAAGAGCATTCTTTTTATTTAATTTTTAACCATATAACTATCAAATAGATCCTTCTTTTACTAAAAGTAAAGTAAAAAACTCTTGGAACAATATACCCAAGAGAAAATTTAACTATTGTGGTTAGTTTGTTATATTTCGGTGTTTTGCTACATATTTAGCATATTAAAAGGTAACTCATTTCAATACAAATATTATTCCAATAATTTAATTTCGGTTTTTTTCTTTAATTTATTAGTTAATCATTTTCAAGGCCTAAAAATTAATCTTGTAGTTTGACGATTTTCTTCTTTTCTAGCAATATTCATGTCAAAATTAAAGTCTTCGTCCATAAAATTCTTTCATTGTTCATCATACTCAGAATTAAAAATTCAATCTTGAATGATTGCTTTCTTCATTTTTTCGTAAATTCTCATTGCAAGTTCAAATTCTTCGTCTTTTCGTTCTTCAGGATCATAAACATTAAGTTCAGAATAATCTTCTTTTCTTTGTTTTATTTTACTTAGTTCTTTATACTTAGATAAATGTTCATGAATTTTTTCTTTTGGATATTTTAAGACAAATTCGGAAACTCATTTAATTAATTCAGGATCGATTCTATGTATATCCATAGTATATACAATATTTTTTCTTGGATTGTAATATCCTATTTTGTTTATTTTTTTGAACATTTCCATTTCAGAATGTCATCCCATAATGTAATACATTAAGAGTTCTAATCTACGCTCTTTCCGAAAGCTATTTTTAAATGGTTTTATAATTCATAATGTATCATAAGTGACATAATCTATTTCACCAAAAATATTAACTTCTTCGTTTTTGTCTTCAACTGGAAATTCTGTACTTAAAATTGGCCCAAATTCATGAAAGAACTTTATATTTCTTTGGACAATCGTTCTGATGTTTTCAATTGTTTCAGCATCTGGATTTATTTCCTCTATAGGTTTATATACATCAGTAGTTCAATATGAGCATATGTCAAATGAAACAAGCTTGCATGCATTAATAATTGATTGATCATCTAGCCCAGTAATCTCATTTATTAACTGATAGTAGTTCTTTAAATATTTAATTTCTTTTCAGTCTAGATACTTACTATATGAACCACATCAAGAAAGTCAAAAAGCACTTATTATATTTTCTCCAAGCATAAATTTTGTTAAATGATCAATAGCTGGTAGTGTTAAATTACCATGAATGTTTTCTTCTTTGTGCAATTGAATTCCATCTTGTATCCTTATTTTTTGAAAATCAGTTGTCTTTAAAAATCCTTCTGAAGGTTGTTCAATTATTCGTGTAGCACTTTTTACCGATGCTGAAATCATTTATTCTCCTTGAATTTTTCAAAAATACTGCTATATTAAAATTATAGCTTCAACTTCAATAGTTGTTTTTAAAAACTTCAAAAGCACAAAAAAACAAAGCCACTAAGGCTTTGCTACATTATTTAGAAGTTATAAATTACTCAACTGAAACTTCAGCTCCAGCTTCAACAAGAACAGCTTTAATTTGTTCTGCTTCTTCTGGTTTGATGTTTTCTTTAACTACTGCTGGAAGGTTGTCAACAAGTTTTTTAGCTTCCATAAGTGAGTTTCCAAGTAAGTCTTTAACTGCTTTGATGATTTGAACTTTTTTACCGTTGTCAGCTTTAATAACAACTTTAACGCTTGATTTAGCTTCTTCTCCACCTTCAGCAGGAGCAGCAGCAACTGCTACAGCAGCTGTAGGGTCGATTCCAAATTCTTCTTTCATTGCGTCAACAAGTTCCATAACTTCTTTAATTGACATTTCTTTAAGTGATTCGATAAATGTTTCTTTAGTTAATTTAGCCATGATAATTCCTTTCGTTATCTATTTAATTTAATTATTCAGCTTTTTGTTCACTTACTAATTTAAGTGATAATGAGATTTGTTGTAATGGTGCCATAAGTGAACGTGCAAGAATTCCAAGAGCTTCCTCGTATGATGGAAGAGATGCAACTTGTTTAACACCTGTAGCATCAATAACTTGTCCTTCGTATGTTCCGGCTTTAATAACCATTAGTTTGTGAGTTTTAGCAAATTTAACAAGTAATTTTGCAGCAGACATATCGTCTTCTTTTGAAAATGCAAAGATGTTTGGCCCAACTAAGTGGTCAGCAAGTTTTTCAAAACCAGTTCTAGCTGAAGCGATTTTGAAAAGTCTGTTTTTGTAAACTTTGATTTCAACACCAACTTTTTTTGCTTCAATTCTTAATTCTTTAAGTTCAGCAACTGTAAGTCCACGGTATTCTGCAAAAGCAATAGCTTTAGATTCTTGCACTTTTTGTGCAATTTCGCTAACTGTATTTCTTTTTGCT contains:
- the rplL gene encoding 50S ribosomal protein L7/L12, with the protein product MAKLTKETFIESLKEMSIKEVMELVDAMKEEFGIDPTAAVAVAAAPAEGGEEAKSSVKVVIKADNGKKVQIIKAVKDLLGNSLMEAKKLVDNLPAVVKENIKPEEAEQIKAVLVEAGAEVSVE
- the rplJ gene encoding 50S ribosomal protein L10, encoding MSESNFKIAKRNTVSEIAQKVQESKAIAFAEYRGLTVAELKELRIEAKKVGVEIKVYKNRLFKIASARTGFEKLADHLVGPNIFAFSKEDDMSAAKLLVKFAKTHKLMVIKAGTYEGQVIDATGVKQVASLPSYEEALGILARSLMAPLQQISLSLKLVSEQKAE